A region from the Alnus glutinosa chromosome 5, dhAlnGlut1.1, whole genome shotgun sequence genome encodes:
- the LOC133869776 gene encoding putative disease resistance protein At3g14460, translated as MAEGFLPQPKNKTMEEVGDDYFVALLSRSFFQRRSINCDEYTMHDHVRNLAKFISKQFALSLADDCPPEIVSNTRHLSFHENFASFQEAMRLRTVLELNFSGYNICKTQVPLPMTRCLRVLILSKRRNITKLPNSIGSKLMHLRYLELSYTLIKRLPDSICKLCNLQVLNLSHCRDLDALPREMHKLVNLRHLDIIDTPCMKEMPRHLDRLKCLQTLTKFIVGKHGGFGIGELRKLTNLRWRGPFSIVDLQNVGPLVDVKGVNLGGRKYLEELVLEWKNDTNASESQKFVLNSLQPHSNLKSLNIIGYGYKYFPDWVGDASFSNISFLRLENCKFCLSLPPLGQLPSLRDLSIVGLHEVDTVGPEFYGDGCSSTKPFGALKVLRFAYMLRWKEWFSFDTEGGAFPNLRELYIKSCPEIRVLPFGIHHIVSLDKFEILECSQLPFPYGRQWLQTKTNRRDELQTGLLELKINRVDALGFLSWGGGLPCTLKTLAIESCRMLELPAHLNYSSLEDLTLYYCDSLKSFPLDLFPNLLRLVIEWCGNLESLDQHENGLRLSLIDIYLHGCPNFSFFPRGGLRAPDLKEFRIKNCISLRSLPNKMHNSSLENLCVEDCPELESLFEWGLPSNLNTISIVNCEKLLASRMVWGLQNLPFLKRFEITGKSEDVKSFPEDEVLPTSLTYLYILGFQNLKSLDNKGLQHLTALEELCISDCPKLECMPKDGLPASLSMLNISYCPKLECMPKGGLPASLFTLNISYCPKLECMPEGGLPASLSTLSISYCPLLKKKWEKIEGEDSEEWHKISHVPNKYIDEERIE; from the coding sequence ATGGCCGAAGGTTTCTTGCcacaacccaaaaacaaaacaatggaagAAGTTGGTGATGATTACTTCGTTGCTCTTTTATCAAGATCATTTTTCCAACGACGATCCATTAATTGCGATGAATATACAATGCACGATCATGTCAGGAATTTGGCAAAATTCATATCTAAACAATTTGCTTTAAGCCTTGCAGATGATTGTCCTCCTGAAATTGTAAGCAACACTCGCCATTTATCTTTTCATGAGAATTTTGCGAGCTTTCAAGAGGCTATGAGGTTGCGCACCGTCCTAGAATTAAATTTCTCTGGGTACAACATATGCAAAACCCAAGTTCCGTTACCAATGACAAGATGCTTACGGGTGCTCATTCTATCTAAACGTAGGAACATAACTAAGTTGCCAAATTCAATTGGCAGCAAACTTATGCATCTACGTTATTTGGAACTTTCTTACACTTTGATTAAAAGGTTACCTGATTCCATATGTAAGTTGTGCAATTTGCAAGTTTTGAATTTATCACACTGTAGAGATCTTGATGCCTTGCCAAGAGAAATGCATAAACTCGTTAATTTACGTCATCTTGATATTATTGATACTCCCTGCATGAAGGAGATGCCAAGACATCTGGATAGACTAAAATGTCTTCAAACATTAACTAAATTTATCGTCGGCAAACATGGTGGATTTGGCATCGGAGAGCTAAGGAAACTTACAAATCTTCGGTGGAGAGGACCGTTTTCTATTGTGGACCTCCAAAATGTTGGACCTCTTGTGGATGTTAAGGGCGTAAATTTGGGAGGAAGGAAATACCTTGAGGAGTTGGTATTGGAGtggaaaaatgatacaaatgCTTCAGAAAGTCAAAAATTCGTACTTAACAGTCTCCAACCCCATTCAAACTTGAAAAGCCTCAATATTATCGGCTATGGTTATAAATATTTTCCAGACTGGGTAGGGGATGCTTCGTTCTCTAATATATCATTTCTTCGTCTGGAAAACTGTAAATTTTGTCTTAGCCTGCCACCACTTGGGCAACTACCCTCTCTGCGGGACCTCTCTATTGTTGGGTTGCATGAAGTTGATACAGTGGGTCCTGAGTTTTATGGTGATGGGTGTTCTTCAACAAAGCCATTTGGAGCCTTGAAAGTTTTGAGGTTCGCGTATATGTTGAGGTGGAAGGAATGGTTCTCCTTCGACACTGAAGGTGGAGCTTTTCCTAATCTTAGAGAGCTTTACATCAAGTCCTGCCCCGAGATAAGAGTGTTGCCCTTTGGTATCCATCATATTGTTTCTTTAGacaaatttgagattcttgaaTGTTCCCAGCTTCCATTCCCTTATGGTCGTCAATGGctacaaacaaaaactaacagaaggGATGAATTGCAGACTGGATTACTGGAGCTCAAAATCAACCGAGTCGATGCCCTTGGGTTCCTTTCCTGGGGTGGTGGCCTACCCTGTACATTAAAAACCCTAGCCATCGAAAGTTGTAGGATGTTAGAGCTCCCAGCACACCTAAACTATTCATCCCTTGAAGATTTAACATTGTATTATTGTGATTCTCTCAAGTCCTTTCCACTAGATTTATTCCCGAACCTGCTTCGTCTTGTTATCGAATGGTGTGGGAATTTAGAATCTCTTGACCAACATGAAAATGGTCTACGCCTCTCGCTGATAGATATATACCTCCATGGGTGccctaatttttcattttttccaagAGGAGGATTGCGTGCCCCAGACCTTAAAGAGTTTCGGATCAAGAATTGTATCAGTCTTCGGTCACTACCTAACAAGATGCACAATTCGTCTCTTGAGAATTTGTGTGTGGAAGATTGTCCAGAACTTGAGTCACTTTTTGAATGGGGCTTGCCTTCCAATCTGAATACAATTTCCATCGTCAACTGTGAGAAACTCTTGGCGAGCCGAATGGTATGGGGTTTGCAAAATCTCCCTTTTCTTAAAAGATTCGAAATCACGGGCAAATCTGAAGATGTGAAGTCCTTTCCAGAGGACGAAGTGCTACCTACTAGTCTTACCTATCTTTACATCCTTGGCTTCCAGAATTTGAAATCTTTGGACAATAAAGGGCTTCAACACCTCACTGCTCTTGAAGAATTGTGTATCTCCGATTGCCCTAAGCTTGAGTGCATGCCAAAAGACGGGCTGCCTGCCTCCCTTTCCATGCTAAATATCTCCTATTGCCCTAAGCTTGAGTGCATGCCAAAAGGCGGGCTGCCTGCCTCCCTTTTCACGCTAAATATCTCCTATTGCCCTAAGCTTGAGTGCATGCCAGAAGGCGGGCTGCCGGCCTCCCTTTCCACGCTAAGTATCTCTTACTGTCCTTTGTTGAAGAAAAAGTGGGAAAAGATAGAAGGAGAAGATTCAGAAGAATGGCACAAGATTTCTCACGTCCCAAACAAATATATTGATGAAGAACGGATCGAATGA
- the LOC133869013 gene encoding putative disease resistance RPP13-like protein 1 has protein sequence MAEVALAAAGVVLSPFLQVFFERMASREFDDFFRGRKLSEKLLRKLKIALLSVNAVLEDAEDRQFMETSVKEWLHELKDTVYDAEDILDEIATRHSRHQLDSEFGTIASKVRHSISAAPFDVNKIEGKIKDVVDRLEDLAKLIGVLGLRAGVGGKILERLPTTSFMEESSICGRDCDKEAIINSLLSNDARGSKGGVVAITGMGGIGKTTLAHLVYNDDRVKEHFQYKVWVCVSDPFDMIMVMKTIIEAVTLSSCDIKDPNQLQNKLKETLTGKKFLLILDDVWDTNPTKWEVLRNAFKLKAQESRVIVTTRNSEVATAMHAVNHDITLLSKDDCWSLFAKYAFHDGNFDADPELEAIGKEIAKKCKGLPLAIKAIGALLVSKLDVDEWKKVLRSELWDLPIEETDILPALRLSYKYLSSPLKRCFAYLCAVAGTQK, from the coding sequence ATGGCTGAGGTTGCACTTGCAGCTGCAGGCGTAGTTCTCTCCCCCTTCCTCCAagtattttttgaaagaatggCATCTCGCGAGTTTGATGACTTCTTTCGGGGGCGAAAACTTAGCGAGAAACTCCTAAGAAAGTTGAAGATAGCATTGCTATCCGTAAATGCAGTGCTCGAAGACGCAGAAGACAGGCAATTTATGGAGACTAGTGTGAAAGAGTGGCTCCATGAGCTGAAAGATACTGTCTATGATGCAGAGGACATCTTGGACGAGATTGCTACCAGACACTCGCGACACCAGTTGGATTCTGAATTTGGAACCATTGCAAGTAAGGTACGACACTCCATCTCTGCTGCTCCTTTTGATGTCAATAAGATAGAAGGAAAGATAAAAGATGTAGTTGACAGATTAGAAGATCTAGCAAAACTAATAGGTGTTTTAGGTCTAAGAGCAGGTGTTGGAGGGAAAATATTAGAAAGATTGCCCACGACTTCTTTCATGGAAGAATCTAGTATTTGTGGTAGGGATTGTGATAAGGAGGCGATAATTAACTCGCTGCTCTCGAATGATGCGAGGGGCAGTAAAGGAGGTGTTGTTGCCATAACCGGCATGGGAGGAATTGGCAAGACCACCCTTGCTCATCTAGTATATAATGATGATAGGGTGAAGGAGCACTTTCAGTACAAAGTATGGGTTTGTGTTTCGGATCCATTTGACATGATCATGGTAATGAAAACAATTATAGAGGCAGTAACTTTGTCAAGTTGTGATATTAAGGATCCGAACCAGCTTCAAAATAAACTTAAGGAGACGTTGACAGGAAAGAAATTCCTACTTATTTTAGACGATGTTTGGGATACGAATCCTACCAAATGGGAGGTCTTAAGAAATGCTTTTAAATTAAAGGCACAAGAAAGTAGGGTCATCGTAACAACGCGTAATTCTGAAGTTGCAACAGCCATGCACGCTGTTAATCATGATATAACCTTGTTATCAAAAGACGATTGTTGGTCACTATTTGCAAAGTATGCATTCCACGATGGTAACTTTGATGCGGATCCAGAACTAGAAGCAATaggaaaagaaattgcaaaaaagtGCAAAGGCCTACCTTTAGCAATTAAGGCGATTGGGGCTCTCTTGGTGTCTAAATTAGATGTTGATGAATGGAAGAAGGTATTGAGAAGTGAATTATGGGATTTACCAATTGAGGAGACAGACATCCTTCCTGCTCTAAGATTAAGTTATAAATATCTTTCATCACCTCTAAAGCGATGCTTTGCATACTTGTGTGCTGTCGcaggcacccaaaaataa
- the LOC133869015 gene encoding uncharacterized protein LOC133869015, with product MTITRSSNQSDFQYDPEIERTLCRLRREARRNSEENDLALDFLFASDSNLTEEEIMAGNRTLKELAAPDLNQQPLCITFPTLDATTTFELKSGLIHLLPTFHGLTGEDPHKHLKELHVVCTSMKPTGVTEEQIKLRAFPFSLKDSAKDWLYYLPSGSITTWNEMKRLFLEKYFPASRASNIRKEICGVRQHNGESLHEYWEHFKKLCASCPHHQISEQLLIQYFYEGLLPIDRNMIDAASGGALVDKTPEAARNLIANMAANSQQFGTRLDLPSKHVNEVNISSLEQQIASLTSLVRQMAVGNMQTAKACGICSIVGHPTDMCPTLQEEPIEQVNAAGGFPGQPQRRYDPYSSTYNPGWRDHLNLSYGSPQVNQHATQNHPSYQQYKQPYPPRQQSGQISNSGMSLDDIVKSLATNTLQFQQETKASIQSLENQTKASIQSLENQMGQVVTAISKLEAQNSGKLPSQTVINPRENVSSIILRSEQEKEKNVVADGDFPNDDDVPKRKFPPLSDYKPVPPFPQALTEKYERNSDLYETFRRCELNIPLLDAIKQVPCYAKFLKALCTHKREQKLKRYEKVKVGENVYAVIQRKLPAKCKDPGMFTIPCVIGNMRFEKAMADLGASINVMPYSIYASLKLGPLLKTGVVIQLADRSIAYPKGVVEDVLVQINDLVFPADFYVLDMENGDQTAPILLGRPFLKTSKTKIDVNSGTITMEFDGEIIKFNIYDAMKYPNDDNPVYSVDVIDPLAQEVFELDGKDELEVVISKHLEKENEEFALSIDLQEIVAALNDCSKLQQSGNIPYIALPISNERPLPSVLQAPIQELKPLPSHLKYVFLGDEGTLPVIISSKLNAPQEEKLMQVLKEYKTAIGWTIADIKGISPSTCMHRILLEEGAKPSRQPQRRLNPPMMDVVKKEILKLLEVGVIYPISDSNWVSPVQVVPKKTGVTVVKNQNDELVPTRVQNGWRVCIDYRKLNAVTRKDHFPLPFIDQMLERLAGHSYYCFLDGYSGYFQIAIAPEDQEKTTFTCPFGTFAYRRMPFGLCNAPATFQRCMVSIFSDYIEHIIEVFMDDFTVYGDSFDNCLHNLTLVLQRCIETNLVLNSEKCHFMVGQGIVLGHVVSSRGIEVDKAKVDIIQSLPYPTSVREVRSFLGHAGFYRRFIKDFSKIALPLCKLLQKDVAFELDEACKKAFDKLKELLTSTPVIQPPDWTIPFEIMCDASDYAVGAVLGQRIGKASHAIYYASRTLNDA from the exons atgactATAACTCGATCTTCTAACCAAAGTGATTTTCAGTACGATCCAGAAATAGAGAGAACTTTGTGCAGGTTAAGGAGGGAAGCTCGGAGAAATTCTGAAGAGAACGATTTGGCTCTTGACTTCCTATTTGCTAGTGATTCTAATTTAACAGAGGAGGAAATCATGGCTGGAAATCGAACTTTGAAAGAGCTTGCTGCTCCTGATTTGAATCAACAACCTTTATGCATAACGTTTCCTACTTTAGATGCTACTActacttttgaattaaaatctggACTAATACATCTCTTGCCCACTTTTCATGGCCTCACAGGTGAAGATCCTCACAAGCATTTAAAGGAGCTTCATGTGGTGTGCACGAGTATGAAACCCACAGGGGTAACTGAGGAGCAAATTAAATTGAGAGCCTTTCCGTTTTCTTTGAAAGATTCGGCTAAGGATTGGCTCTATTATCTACCCTCCGGGAGTATTACCACATGGAACGAGATGAAGAGactgtttttggaaaaatatttcccagctTCAAGGGCGTCCAACATTCGAAAAGAAATTTGTGGTGTAAGGCAGCACAACGGAGAGTCCCTGCACGAATACTGGGAACATTTTAAGAAATTGTGTGCAAGTTGTCCCCATCACCAAATCAGTGAGCAGTTACTCATCCAATATTTCTATGAGGGCCTTCTACCCATTGATAGGAACATGATTGATGCTGCTAGTGGAGGAGCTTTGGTGGATAAAACTCCCGAGGCCGCaagaaacttgattgcaaatatGGCGGCCAACTCTCAACAATTTGGCACTAGGCTTGACCTTCCATCTAAGCATGTTAATGAGGTAAATATTTCTtcccttgaacaacaaattgcaAGTCTGACTTCTCTTGTTCGTCAAATGGCTGTAGGAAATATGCAAACAGCGAAGGCTTGTGGAATTTGTTCAATAGTAGGGCATCCAACCGATATGTGCCCAACTCTTCAAGAGGAGCCCATTGAGCAAGTGAATGCGGCAGGTGGTTTTCCTGGACAACCGCAAAGAAGATATGATCCCTATTCGAGCACGTATAACCCAGGATGGAGAGATCACCTCAATCTTAGCTATGGGAGTCCACAAGTAAACCAACACGCGACTCAAAATCACCCAAGTTATCAACAATATAAGCAGCCATACCCTCCTAGACAACAATCGGGCCAAATTTCTAATTCTGGTATGTCTTTAGACGATATTGTTAAATCTCTTGCCACTAACACTTTGCAATTTCAACAGGAGACGAAGGCCAGTATTCAAAGTTTGGAAAATCAGACGAAGGCCAGTATTCAAAGTTTGGAAAATCAGATGGGCCAGGTGGTGACCGCAATTAGTAAGCTAGAGGCGCAAAATTCAGGGAAATTACCATCTCAAACGGTAATAAATCCAAGGGAAAATGTAAGTTCAATCATTTTGAGAAGTG agcaagaaaaggagaaaaacgtCGTTGCAGACGGGGATTTTCCCAATGACGATGACGTACCGAAGCGTAAGTTTCCACCTCTTTCTGATTATAAACCAGTACCTCCTTTTCCTCAGGCTTTAACTGAAAAATATGAGCGAAATTCAGATTTATATGAGACTTTTCGTAGATGCGAGTTAAATATTCCACTTTTAGATGCTATTAAACAAGTTCCTTGTTACGCTAAATTCCTGAAAGCACTGTGTACACATAAGAgggaacaaaaacttaaaagatatgAGAAGGTGAAAGTAGGGGAGAATGTTTATGCagttattcaaagaaaactccCTGCGAAGTGCAAAGATCCAGGTATGTTTACTATTCCTTGTGTGATAGGTAACATGAGATTTGAGAAGGCCATGGCAGATTTAGGAGCTTCCATCAATGTAATGCCATATTCTATATATGCTTCTTTGAAACTTGGGCCTTTGCTTAAAACTGGTGTTGTGATTCAATTGGCTGATAGATCTATTGCCTATCCTAAGGGTGTAGTTGAGGATGTTCTTGTGCAAATTAATGATTTGGTTTTTCCTGCTGATTTCTatgtgcttgatatggaaaatggtGATCAAACTGCTCCTATTTTGTTAGGAAGACCATTCTTGAAGACATCCAAAACCAAGATAGATGTTAATAGTGGAACAATCACCATGGAATTTGATGGTgaaattattaagtttaatatttatgatgccatgaaatatcctaatgatgataatcctgtttattctGTTGATGTGATTGATCCTTTAGCACAGgaagtttttgaacttgatggAAAAGATGAATTGGAAGTTGTCATTAGTAAGCATCTTGAGAAAGAGAATGAGGAGTTTGCCTTGAGTATTGATTTGCAGGAAATCGTGGCAGCATTGAATGATTGTTCAAAGTTACAACAGTCAGGTAACATTCCTTATATTGCGTTACCAATTTCTAACGAAAGGCCTTTACCCTCTGTTTTACAGGCCCCCATTCAAGAATTGAAGCCTCTCCCCAGTCACCTCAAGTACGTATTCCTGGGAGACGAAGGAACGTTACCAGTGATCATCTCCAGTAAACTGAATGCACCGCAAGAAGAAAAGCTTATGCAGGTCCTTAAGGAGTATAAGACGGCTATTGGGTGGACAATTGCGGATATTAAAGGAATTAGCCCGTCTACGTGCATGCATCGTATCTTATTGGAAGAGGGAGCAAAACCTTCCCGTCAACCGCAAAGAAGATTGAACCCGCCCATGATGGATGTCGTGAAGAAGGAGATCCTCAAACTTCTTGAAGTTGGAGTGATTTATCCTATTTCAGATAGTAATTGGGTTAGCCCGGTTCAGGTGGTTCCTAAAAAGACTGGAGTGACTGTTGTGAAAAATCAGAATGATGAGTTAGTTCCTACCCGTGTTCAGAATGGGTGGCGGGTTTGTATAGATTATAGAAAATTAAATGCCGTAACCCGCAAAGACCACTTCCCTTTACCTTTTATTGATCAAATGCTTGAAAGGTTGGCTGGTCATTCTTactattgtttccttgatggttaTTCAGGATATTTTCAGATTGCAATCGCTCCGGAGGATCAAGAAAAGACGACATTTACATGCCCATTCGGAACTTTTGCATATcgtcgcatgccctttggccttTGCAACGCCCCAGCCACTTTCCAAAGGTGTATGGTTAGCATATTTTCAGATTATATTGAGCATATCATAGAAGTCTTTATGGATGATTTCACAGTTTATGGAGACTCCTTTGATAATTGTTTGCATAACCTTacacttgttcttcaaagatgCATAGAGACTAACCTTGTGTTAAATTctgaaaaatgtcattttatggTTGGACAAGGTATAGTTTTGGGTCATGTTGTTTCATCTAGGGGAATTGAGGTAGATAAAGCCAAAGTTGATATTATTCAATCTTTACCTTATCCCACTAGTGTGCGGGAAGTTCGTTCTTTTCTTGGACATGCAGGTTTTTATCGAAGATTCATCAAAGACTTCTCCAAAATAGCATTACCCCTATGCAAGTTGCTACAAAAGGATGTAGCTTTTGAGCTCGATGAGGCATGTAAAAAAGCATTTGATAAGCTGAAGGAATTGTTGACCTCTACCCCAGTTATCCAACCCCCTGATTGGACCATTCCCTTCGAGATAATGTGCGACGCAAGTGATTATGCAGTAGGCGCTGTTCTGGGTCAAAGAATTGGAAAAGCATCTCATGCCATTTATTATGCTTCAAGGACTTTGAATGATGCCTAG